In Candidatus Polarisedimenticolaceae bacterium, the genomic stretch GTCCCGACGCGGACCGTCCCGGCGAGCGCGTCGGGGACGCGGTAGGTGAACGTGCGCCGCAGCGGAACGGGAACGGCGACGGCGGCGAAGCTCGGGGGCGCGGCGACCACGCCCGCTCCGTCAGCCTTGGAGGCGCGCGCGCGCCGCCTTGAGGTCCTCGAAGACCAGCCGACGGTTCTCCACCGTGTACGCGCGCAGGAGATAGGCCGGATGGAACGTGGGCATCACCGGGATGCCCCGGAAACTCCCCCAGTTCCCGCGAAGCTGCGTGATACCCACCTTGGTCCCGAGAAGCGTCTTCGCCGCGGGGGCGCCGAGCGCGACGATCACCTTCGGCGCGATCGCCTCGATCTGGCGGAACAGGAACGGCGAGCACGTCGCGACCTCGTCGGGCTCGGGCGTGCGGTTGTCCGGGGGCCGGCACTTGACGACGTTGGCGATGTACACCTGCTCGCGCGAGAGACCGATCGCGCGGATCATCTCGTTGAGCTTCTGGCCGGCGCGGCCGACGAACGGCTCGCCCTTCGCGTCCTCGTCGGCTCCCGGCCCCTCCCCGACGAACATCAGCCCGGCCCGCGGGTCGCCCACGCCGAACACGAGGTTCTTCCGGCCGACGCACAGCTTGCAGCGGGTGCAGTCGCCGAGGTCGGCCCGGATCGCGTCGAGCGTCTCGGAGGCGCCCGCCACGTCGGCCGTCGCGCTCGCGATCCGCAGCTCGCGGACGCCGAGATCCTTCGCGTACGCCACCCATTCCGCGGCGCCGCGCCGCACGCGGTCCCGGCGCGAGCTCACGCGGCCCCGCCGGCGAGCGTGAGATCGAGGATCGCCTCGGCGATCTCCGCCTTGGAGGCCTCCGGCACGTCGCGACGCGACCCGTCCCGGCCGAGGACGGTCACCGCGTTGCGGTCGGCGTCGAGACCGATCCCCGTGCCCGCGACGTCGTTGGCGACGATGAAGTCGGCGCCCTTCGCATCGAGCTTGCGGGCCGCGTTGGCGAGGAGGTCGTCGGTCTCGGCGGCGAACCCCACGAGGATCTCGTTCCCCTTCGTGCGCCCGAGCTCGGCGAGGATGTCCGGCCCCTGCTCGAGGGTGAGCACGAGCGGGGTGTCCCCGGACTTCTTGATCTTCGAGGCCTCCGCGCGCGGAACGAAATCGGCGACCGCGGCGGCCATGTAGACCGCGGCGGCCCCCCGGCGCGCCTCGAGCACGGCCGACCGCATCTGCGCGGCGGTGGTCACGCGGACGACC encodes the following:
- a CDS encoding uracil-DNA glycosylase, producing the protein MSSRRDRVRRGAAEWVAYAKDLGVRELRIASATADVAGASETLDAIRADLGDCTRCKLCVGRKNLVFGVGDPRAGLMFVGEGPGADEDAKGEPFVGRAGQKLNEMIRAIGLSREQVYIANVVKCRPPDNRTPEPDEVATCSPFLFRQIEAIAPKVIVALGAPAAKTLLGTKVGITQLRGNWGSFRGIPVMPTFHPAYLLRAYTVENRRLVFEDLKAARARLQG